In Sphingobacterium sp. PCS056, the following proteins share a genomic window:
- a CDS encoding DUF4374 domain-containing protein has product MKTNIKKLLITGIVLSAFTSCKKDDVGPPNPGNYIVAVSPVASTGVADYLLTAASLDEGSVTTKGHGVEQDGTYRYYMTANNKFFSMLYGQGNPGAVTTYDIKNGTLNKVSDFQSETVQAFAPVNNDILLMKISRSITNKLSNFYIVNTNSLLITGEGTINNQIPSSNGELAHFTWIRQFGDKVFAPYMSIKGCCGDSFGTAYPDSSWIAVYSYPKMELEKVIKDNRTSYIGAYFLDGTAVDEKGDLYAFSSAAATTAGKVTSKKPSAIVRINKGTTAYDFSYYLNFEELSGGYKIGNWLYVGKGNFVVSMNAMNAADKYNFAVVNVYDKSFKKVSGLPSGSEINSVTSTNYTKKDGIGYVGITLKTGISYVYKIDATTASATQGLRVDGGTITAIAKLN; this is encoded by the coding sequence ATGAAAACGAATATTAAAAAATTATTGATTACAGGCATAGTTCTATCTGCATTTACCTCATGCAAGAAGGATGATGTTGGACCGCCAAATCCTGGTAATTATATTGTTGCAGTTTCACCAGTTGCATCAACTGGAGTGGCCGATTATCTATTGACAGCTGCAAGTTTAGATGAAGGATCGGTGACCACAAAAGGTCATGGAGTGGAGCAAGATGGAACATATCGATATTATATGACTGCCAATAATAAGTTTTTCTCCATGTTATATGGACAGGGAAATCCGGGAGCAGTTACGACATATGACATCAAAAATGGAACGCTTAATAAGGTTTCAGATTTTCAATCCGAAACTGTACAAGCTTTTGCTCCCGTTAACAATGATATCTTACTGATGAAAATATCTAGATCGATTACGAATAAATTATCTAATTTCTATATTGTCAATACCAATAGCCTCTTGATTACTGGAGAGGGAACTATAAACAATCAAATACCCTCTAGCAATGGGGAGTTGGCGCACTTTACTTGGATTAGACAGTTTGGAGATAAAGTATTTGCACCTTATATGTCAATTAAAGGATGCTGTGGTGATTCTTTTGGTACTGCTTATCCAGATAGTTCATGGATTGCAGTTTATTCATACCCAAAAATGGAACTGGAAAAAGTCATCAAAGATAATCGTACAAGCTATATTGGAGCCTATTTCTTGGATGGAACAGCAGTTGACGAGAAAGGTGATTTGTATGCGTTTTCCTCAGCGGCAGCAACCACAGCAGGTAAAGTTACGAGCAAAAAACCTTCTGCAATTGTTAGAATTAATAAGGGAACTACAGCGTATGACTTCAGTTATTATCTCAATTTTGAAGAATTGTCAGGAGGATACAAAATTGGTAATTGGTTGTATGTTGGGAAAGGAAACTTTGTGGTATCCATGAATGCGATGAATGCTGCTGATAAATATAATTTTGCTGTTGTCAACGTATATGATAAGAGTTTTAAAAAAGTGTCTGGTCTGCCAAGCGGTAGTGAAATAAATAGTGTTACATCAACAAACTATACTAAAAAAGATGGCATTGGTTATGTTGGCATTACTTTGAAAACAGGAATAAGTTATGTCTACAAAATTGATGCAACGACTGCTTCTGCTACTCAAGGATTGCGCGTTGACGGCGGAACGATTACTGCGATTGCAAAATTAAATTAA
- a CDS encoding TonB-dependent receptor domain-containing protein, producing the protein MQFTKIWALVALVCCAISSFAQHQTTIFKGTIYLDNQPLHGATVTIAGQKTISDSKGLFEIKSVKSKNVRVKITSIEAETWIEDIVLVLESVNHHNFNLVKSNKAIDEVEVLGLTKVQEVSRQAYNVTAIDATKLYNSTLDISGALDKVAGVRVRESGGVGSNFNLSLNGFSGEHVRYFVDGIPMDNFGSSFQINNIPINIADRIEVYKGVVPMWLGSDALGGAINIVTADRFRNFVDASYSYGSFNTHRTVVNAAATSKKGLTFQLNAFQNYSDNNYKVNVEAADIYTGAYDKNAVVKRFHDKYHNESVIAQVGFVDKSFADRLLLGVILGQNYKEIQTGARMKSVFGQWHRRGSTIMPTLKYRKTNIIKGLDLIVNANYNLGKEQNIDTVNVRYDWYGTSKPNGTNGERARQLYIYKNNEGLATTNLNYRMGENHSIALSNVFSTFNRKGHDELNPTNAAYEQPQKTNKNILGLGYTYGIQDVWTTTVFGKLLIQNNKNGALDTTHNRFGYGLATAYYIKPNLQIKTSYERTNRMPTPYEMFGDVENQEANAKLKPESSHNLNLGTNYNFAINKDHRFVVGANLIYRYASDFIYNRLNNNQSKLVADNREGVETWGADADARYSYKSWLTLGGSITYQYLQNKQKYEPNYSNISPLYNDQMPNIPYFFAHGDASVIFKNFMNEGNTLNVGYNLVYVHEFYLYWPSRGGQKLVVPKQFTHDFNVVYSVANSRYNIGLEAKNVTNEKVYDNFSLQKPGRAFYVNLRYFINK; encoded by the coding sequence ATGCAATTTACAAAAATTTGGGCATTAGTTGCCCTTGTCTGTTGTGCTATATCAAGTTTTGCACAACATCAGACCACGATATTTAAAGGAACCATTTATTTAGACAACCAACCTTTACATGGTGCCACTGTTACTATCGCAGGACAGAAAACAATTTCAGATAGCAAAGGACTATTTGAAATTAAAAGTGTAAAATCTAAAAATGTTCGTGTAAAGATCACCTCAATTGAAGCAGAAACATGGATAGAGGATATCGTTTTGGTTTTGGAGTCTGTTAATCACCATAATTTTAACTTGGTCAAGTCAAACAAAGCAATTGATGAGGTTGAGGTTCTGGGATTAACTAAAGTTCAGGAAGTCAGTCGCCAGGCTTATAATGTAACAGCAATCGATGCAACAAAACTATATAATAGCACATTAGATATTTCTGGGGCATTGGATAAAGTAGCTGGAGTGCGTGTACGTGAATCTGGAGGAGTTGGATCAAACTTTAATTTATCTTTAAATGGTTTCTCTGGTGAACATGTTAGATATTTTGTTGATGGTATCCCGATGGATAACTTTGGTTCTTCTTTTCAGATCAATAATATCCCAATTAATATTGCGGATCGTATTGAAGTCTATAAAGGGGTCGTACCGATGTGGTTAGGATCTGATGCTTTAGGTGGCGCTATTAATATTGTGACTGCAGACCGGTTTCGTAATTTTGTTGATGCCTCTTACAGTTATGGATCATTTAATACACACCGAACTGTTGTTAATGCTGCCGCTACTTCTAAAAAAGGATTGACCTTCCAGTTGAATGCTTTTCAGAATTATTCAGACAATAATTATAAAGTAAATGTTGAGGCTGCTGACATTTATACAGGTGCATATGATAAAAATGCTGTCGTAAAACGCTTTCATGATAAATACCACAATGAATCTGTCATAGCGCAGGTGGGTTTTGTGGACAAAAGTTTTGCAGATCGCTTATTATTAGGTGTTATTCTGGGTCAAAATTATAAGGAAATTCAAACAGGAGCGAGAATGAAGTCCGTATTCGGACAATGGCACCGCCGCGGGTCAACTATCATGCCTACTTTAAAATATAGAAAGACTAATATTATTAAAGGATTGGACTTGATCGTTAATGCCAATTATAATCTGGGCAAAGAACAAAATATTGATACGGTAAATGTTCGTTATGATTGGTATGGCACCTCAAAACCGAATGGAACTAATGGCGAGCGCGCGAGACAGCTTTATATTTACAAAAATAACGAAGGTCTAGCAACAACTAATTTGAATTATCGAATGGGAGAAAACCATTCTATTGCCTTAAGCAATGTTTTCTCGACTTTCAATAGAAAAGGACACGACGAGCTGAATCCTACAAACGCAGCATATGAACAACCACAAAAAACGAACAAAAATATTTTAGGTTTGGGTTACACATATGGTATTCAAGATGTGTGGACGACAACTGTTTTTGGAAAGCTCTTGATCCAAAACAATAAAAATGGAGCTCTTGACACCACACATAATCGCTTTGGTTATGGATTGGCTACAGCTTATTATATCAAACCTAATTTACAGATAAAAACATCGTACGAACGGACAAATCGTATGCCAACACCCTATGAGATGTTTGGAGATGTGGAAAATCAAGAAGCTAACGCAAAATTAAAACCTGAAAGCAGTCATAATTTGAACTTAGGAACAAATTATAATTTTGCCATCAATAAAGATCACCGTTTTGTTGTGGGAGCAAATTTAATATACCGTTATGCTAGTGATTTTATTTACAATCGTTTAAATAATAATCAATCAAAACTTGTTGCTGATAATCGTGAGGGGGTAGAAACTTGGGGAGCAGATGCTGATGCTCGTTATTCGTATAAAAGCTGGTTGACTTTAGGTGGATCTATCACCTATCAATATTTACAGAATAAGCAGAAATACGAACCCAATTATTCCAATATCAGCCCTCTATATAATGACCAAATGCCTAATATCCCGTACTTTTTTGCTCATGGAGATGCCTCTGTTATTTTTAAGAACTTTATGAATGAAGGAAATACTTTGAATGTAGGTTATAACTTAGTTTATGTACATGAATTCTATTTGTATTGGCCAAGTAGAGGAGGACAAAAATTGGTCGTTCCGAAACAGTTTACCCACGATTTCAATGTGGTATACAGCGTTGCAAATAGTCGATATAATATTGGCCTTGAAGCAAAAAACGTGACCAATGAAAAGGTGTATGACAATTTTAGTCTACAAAAACCAGGAAGAGCTTTTTATGTTAACCTGCGCTATTTTATAAATAAATAA
- a CDS encoding Hsp20/alpha crystallin family protein: MTISYEVSATEDNEEQYMYREFVPQSFSRSFQLNEQVSQVNLTASYEEGILTVILPKDVESFNPAQNIKVS; encoded by the coding sequence TTGACCATTTCTTACGAAGTCTCTGCAACAGAAGACAACGAAGAGCAGTATATGTACCGCGAATTTGTTCCACAATCATTCAGCAGATCTTTTCAATTAAATGAGCAGGTCTCTCAAGTTAATTTGACGGCAAGCTATGAAGAAGGAATTCTAACAGTAATTCTACCAAAAGATGTCGAATCTTTTAATCCTGCTCAAAATATTAAGGTAAGTTAA
- a CDS encoding RNA polymerase sigma factor — protein MIVYTGMDATHTLNMSYKKTSSISEVVKNYGSQLLRFINGKVKKIEDAEDILQEVWYQTSRLSNIDQLENMSGWLYAVAKNKITDLYRKKKTESLEDQMYEDEEGRLQIKELLLSDHTNDAELKMFKDAFWDQLMKALDELPEKQRNTFLWHEIEDMTLQEIADQEGESIKTIISRKGYAVKHLRQKLRVLYNEI, from the coding sequence ATGATCGTCTATACTGGTATGGATGCTACTCATACCTTAAACATGTCTTATAAAAAAACATCTTCGATATCCGAGGTCGTCAAAAACTATGGCTCTCAATTGCTTCGTTTCATTAATGGGAAAGTGAAAAAAATTGAAGATGCTGAAGATATTTTACAAGAAGTGTGGTATCAGACGAGTCGGCTTTCTAATATTGATCAGTTGGAGAATATGAGTGGTTGGTTGTATGCTGTTGCTAAAAACAAAATAACAGATTTGTATAGGAAAAAAAAGACCGAATCACTGGAAGATCAGATGTATGAAGATGAGGAGGGAAGATTGCAAATCAAGGAACTGCTACTGTCCGACCATACCAATGATGCTGAACTGAAGATGTTCAAAGATGCTTTCTGGGATCAACTCATGAAAGCTTTGGACGAGTTACCAGAAAAACAGAGAAATACATTTTTATGGCATGAGATTGAGGATATGACGCTGCAGGAGATTGCAGATCAGGAAGGTGAAAGTATCAAGACAATCATCAGTCGTAAAGGATATGCCGTTAAGCATCTTCGACAAAAACTTCGTGTACTTTACAATGAAATATAA
- a CDS encoding transcriptional regulator, with product MKFLIKSCFLLFILINNLPTRIIAQDIQYLANPWVQQFTKSAYQAGNQNWGLSVDKQGLIYAANSEGLLVYDGAYWNLYPHPNKGIVRVVQVHSDGKVYTGGQSEFGYWQNNKNGRLEYHSISSLLQKKLNDEIWKIIIQDKRIIFQSFSTIYSYENNQIKTITGDGEPFLFAFQANKRIFIEKLPSGLHELKNHKLVPVRDKDRIKGQNILSILPIDQHSFLIGTAKAGLFVMDKNGTISPWQNDINEELKNAQINNGTKLLDHYYVFGTILNGIYILDEKGVLVQHINKSLGLQNNTVLSLTVDKQSNIWTGLDNGIDRIAINSDLYYYSDKSGKLGTVYSAKIYQGYLYLGTNQGLFYTTWNQQKKYQPIDFKMIQGSQGQVWNLEIINNVLVCGHNTGTFQIKGNQMSLLSPNTGGWVIKKLSPHFPTVLQGNYTGISLFHSATNVLNYIKQYPNFKSGVQLLETQSKNTIWAAGYNELNLIKFSEDFSEIKQIKPYAHQKGLPKSNYIGVFKLGEINVFTTDSGLYLYDELVDKFTPYQQVNKKLGTFAKSNKITVAGNNSYWFIHKTRIALVNLLPGGEIKVDSIKLASLEGNMMKFYENIAPIDVNQYLISIDNGFSLLNLKHDNFKSAAVPIPLIRNIRSLFSTDSVYFNDVKETVKIKYRNNNIRISYALPYYTEIPVQYQYKLGNSQNEWSDWSNLPYKEFSNLVVGKHLFIIRAKLPNGFITKENTVEIEILPPWYRTWYAYLGYLILLIFSFKWIQNWYNKKLIKHEKQLKQSYLLKQEELLKQEAIRAQQHLIEVKNKQLEHELYVKKKELTNATMNIVQKNELLNSLNHELLQLKDENGNKLKADQLQKVSKILKNAYEDNMDWHLFEQSFNETHENFFKKLKQQFPELMPNDLKLCAYLRLNMSSKEIASLLNITTRGVEIRRYRLRKKLNIQTEQNLSDYLMNIN from the coding sequence ATGAAATTTTTAATAAAGAGCTGCTTTCTCCTTTTTATATTGATCAATAATCTTCCCACTCGGATTATAGCTCAGGATATACAATATCTAGCAAATCCTTGGGTCCAGCAATTCACAAAATCAGCCTATCAGGCTGGCAATCAAAACTGGGGATTAAGCGTGGATAAACAAGGTTTAATCTACGCCGCCAATTCAGAAGGACTGTTAGTTTATGATGGCGCGTACTGGAATTTATATCCTCATCCCAATAAAGGTATTGTCCGTGTTGTTCAAGTTCATTCGGATGGAAAGGTCTATACAGGCGGGCAATCAGAATTCGGATATTGGCAGAACAACAAAAATGGAAGGTTGGAGTACCATTCAATCAGTAGCCTATTACAAAAAAAACTAAATGATGAAATTTGGAAAATCATTATCCAAGATAAGCGCATTATCTTTCAATCTTTTTCGACCATATACAGCTATGAAAATAACCAGATAAAAACAATTACTGGAGATGGAGAACCTTTTCTATTTGCTTTTCAAGCCAATAAAAGAATTTTCATAGAAAAATTACCATCTGGCTTACATGAATTAAAAAATCATAAATTAGTTCCTGTTCGAGATAAAGACCGGATAAAAGGACAGAATATCCTGAGCATACTCCCTATCGATCAACATTCTTTCTTGATCGGTACAGCCAAAGCTGGATTATTTGTGATGGATAAAAATGGCACTATTAGTCCTTGGCAAAATGATATCAATGAGGAGCTTAAGAATGCACAAATTAACAATGGCACTAAACTGTTGGACCATTATTATGTATTTGGAACAATCCTAAATGGTATTTATATCCTTGATGAAAAAGGTGTTCTAGTACAGCACATCAATAAAAGCCTTGGTTTACAAAACAATACTGTTTTAAGCCTAACTGTTGACAAGCAATCGAATATCTGGACAGGACTTGATAATGGTATAGACCGAATAGCCATTAATTCTGATTTATATTATTATTCGGATAAATCTGGAAAGCTAGGAACTGTTTATTCTGCAAAAATTTATCAAGGATATCTTTATCTTGGAACCAACCAGGGCCTTTTTTATACTACCTGGAATCAGCAAAAGAAATATCAGCCCATCGACTTTAAAATGATTCAAGGATCGCAAGGTCAGGTTTGGAATTTAGAAATTATTAATAACGTGTTGGTATGTGGACATAATACGGGTACATTCCAGATAAAGGGCAACCAAATGAGCTTATTATCACCTAACACGGGGGGGTGGGTAATTAAAAAACTATCTCCTCACTTCCCAACCGTTTTGCAGGGCAATTACACCGGTATATCATTGTTCCATAGTGCAACAAATGTATTAAATTATATCAAGCAATATCCAAACTTCAAATCTGGAGTTCAATTGTTAGAAACGCAAAGTAAAAATACAATTTGGGCAGCAGGATATAACGAGCTTAATCTGATTAAATTTTCAGAAGATTTCTCTGAAATCAAACAGATAAAACCCTATGCACATCAGAAAGGACTACCAAAATCAAATTATATTGGTGTTTTTAAATTGGGTGAGATCAATGTCTTTACCACGGATAGTGGACTTTATTTATACGATGAACTGGTGGATAAATTTACACCATACCAACAAGTCAATAAAAAACTAGGAACATTTGCCAAATCAAACAAAATAACCGTTGCAGGAAACAATAGCTATTGGTTTATTCATAAAACTCGGATTGCTTTAGTCAATCTATTACCTGGAGGGGAAATCAAGGTCGATTCAATCAAATTAGCATCACTGGAAGGTAACATGATGAAGTTTTATGAAAACATAGCGCCCATTGATGTCAATCAATATCTGATCAGTATTGATAATGGATTCTCATTATTGAATTTGAAACATGACAATTTCAAATCCGCGGCAGTACCGATTCCTCTCATTCGAAACATAAGAAGTCTTTTTAGTACCGATAGCGTTTATTTTAATGATGTTAAAGAAACGGTTAAGATAAAATACAGAAACAACAATATCAGAATATCTTACGCGTTGCCGTACTATACCGAAATACCTGTACAATATCAATATAAATTGGGAAATAGCCAAAATGAATGGTCAGATTGGTCTAATTTGCCTTATAAGGAGTTTTCAAACCTTGTGGTAGGTAAGCACCTATTTATCATCCGTGCAAAACTACCGAATGGCTTCATAACCAAAGAGAATACCGTTGAAATTGAAATCTTGCCACCGTGGTACAGAACCTGGTATGCCTATTTAGGATATCTGATTCTGTTAATCTTTTCTTTTAAATGGATTCAGAACTGGTACAATAAAAAATTGATAAAACATGAAAAACAGTTAAAACAGTCCTATTTGCTCAAACAAGAAGAGCTCCTCAAGCAGGAGGCTATTCGTGCGCAGCAACATTTAATTGAGGTTAAAAATAAACAATTGGAGCATGAATTGTATGTTAAGAAAAAGGAATTGACAAATGCAACAATGAATATTGTGCAAAAAAATGAGCTCTTAAATTCATTAAACCATGAACTGCTGCAATTAAAAGATGAAAATGGCAATAAATTAAAAGCGGATCAGCTTCAGAAAGTATCAAAGATTCTTAAAAATGCTTATGAGGACAATATGGATTGGCATCTATTTGAGCAAAGTTTTAATGAGACGCATGAGAACTTCTTCAAAAAATTAAAACAACAATTTCCGGAATTAATGCCAAATGATCTGAAATTATGCGCATACCTCAGATTAAATATGAGTAGCAAAGAAATTGCCAGTCTACTCAATATCACAACACGTGGTGTAGAAATTAGAAGGTACCGATTACGTAAAAAATTGAATATACAAACAGAACAGAATTTAAGTGACTACTTAATGAATATCAACTAA
- a CDS encoding SusC/RagA family TonB-linked outer membrane protein yields the protein MRKLFTLLLLPAFCHINVSVYAQSGKVITGKITAKSSNAVLSGVTISVKGTNVATQSDANGEFKIAADPNQVLIFRYIGYDGKEVTIGQQNNVIVNLAEQNTALDEIVVIGYGTAKKADLTGAISRVTAGDIVKQPALNAVQSVQGKIAGVNIIANEAPGSAPTVIIRGLGTASGGREPLYIVDGFPVDNITNINSADIVSMDVLKDASSASIYGLRAANGVILVTTKQGKAGRAQITYDGYVGAKGILNRVKMADANEYVTHFNENQAVVAKDGIPLALNQKNNTDWFKELLQTGIVTNNVVSVSGGSDAVDYFFSYNNFTEKGITDGSRYVRNTIRNNNTYKFFDNKLKLSQTLNVSFSNDRTKPLSAFDAAYRQSPLVPVQYENGRYGRPIYNKTTGEATYILGAGQAGGKLNDTGNPVYENKMQEQYNKNLSIQGGLQAEYQIFSDLKFTSRLGVTKFFSQNRGFNDIKDRYLNEDPLRTSAEFEELKAKNPKSLTYANNSLNLAKTETFRWAWENFLSYQKRFGKHNLDATLGTSREKVEIGNMSDLTGYDVPNKSQYWNIDLASLNYDKTVIQTSYTPTALVSYFARAQYNYDSKYYLTATVRRDGSSKFKASGEFFDIFPSFGAGWTVSNESFMQGSGIDFLKVRANWGKLGNQKIPLNVSQVLSSPGSANYNYVFGPEQDLVLGVAYGSPARNLRWEVTEETGLGLDFTLLSNRLSGNVDYYNKTNTNAILEVKPLLNSPFSQKYFDHGGKISNQGVEIGLNWTDQINENLSYSIGGNYSYNKNTLKEVKPAYDGAIGGSLNNGQITKQLKKGQPLYAWYMLESDGVWQTEAEIADGVATTGAKPGYLKYKDQNGDGVIDDNDKVFHGSYLPSSTFGLNLSVNYKKWDFTAQGYGVAGNKIYNGLKGTRVNGGENITKETFDNRWTGAGTSNTHPGAAHDALASSYYLESGAYFRINNLTLGYTIPKLYNSTSKIRMYLTAQNPFMFTKYTGFSPEITGTNAGAPGETAGIELSAYPTTRNFIFGVNVSF from the coding sequence ATGAGGAAGTTATTTACATTATTATTACTCCCTGCATTTTGTCACATCAATGTGTCAGTATATGCACAAAGCGGTAAAGTGATTACTGGAAAAATTACAGCTAAATCATCAAACGCCGTACTTTCAGGAGTTACCATTTCGGTTAAAGGCACAAACGTAGCTACGCAGTCGGACGCAAATGGAGAATTTAAAATTGCAGCAGATCCAAATCAAGTATTGATTTTCCGCTACATCGGTTATGATGGTAAAGAAGTGACCATCGGACAACAAAACAATGTTATTGTTAATCTAGCAGAACAAAATACAGCTTTAGATGAGATCGTAGTCATTGGTTACGGTACCGCTAAGAAAGCAGATTTGACAGGTGCCATTTCACGGGTGACGGCAGGTGATATTGTTAAGCAGCCCGCATTGAATGCTGTACAATCTGTACAGGGTAAAATTGCTGGGGTGAATATTATTGCCAATGAAGCTCCTGGCTCTGCTCCTACAGTGATTATTCGTGGTCTAGGAACAGCTTCGGGCGGTCGTGAGCCGCTATACATTGTCGATGGATTTCCTGTCGATAACATCACAAATATCAATTCGGCAGATATCGTATCCATGGATGTCTTAAAAGATGCCTCTTCAGCTTCTATTTATGGTCTACGAGCAGCTAACGGTGTAATCTTAGTAACGACAAAACAAGGAAAAGCAGGTCGTGCTCAAATCACTTATGATGGATATGTAGGTGCTAAAGGGATACTCAATCGTGTTAAAATGGCTGATGCCAATGAATATGTCACTCATTTTAATGAAAATCAAGCAGTAGTAGCTAAAGATGGAATTCCATTAGCACTCAACCAAAAAAACAATACCGATTGGTTTAAGGAATTATTACAAACTGGTATTGTGACTAATAACGTGGTTAGCGTATCTGGAGGTTCAGATGCAGTAGACTATTTCTTTAGTTATAACAACTTTACAGAAAAAGGAATTACAGACGGTTCTCGATATGTACGAAATACCATTCGTAATAATAACACCTACAAATTTTTTGATAACAAATTAAAATTAAGTCAAACGCTAAATGTATCCTTCTCTAATGATCGTACCAAACCATTAAGTGCATTTGATGCGGCTTACCGTCAGTCACCTTTAGTACCTGTTCAGTACGAAAATGGCCGATACGGAAGACCTATTTATAATAAGACTACAGGTGAAGCGACTTATATTCTTGGTGCAGGACAAGCTGGAGGAAAGTTGAATGATACAGGAAACCCTGTATATGAAAACAAGATGCAAGAGCAGTACAACAAAAACTTGTCCATTCAAGGCGGACTTCAAGCCGAATATCAAATCTTCAGTGATTTAAAATTCACCTCTCGTCTCGGTGTGACAAAGTTCTTTTCTCAAAATAGAGGTTTTAACGATATTAAAGACCGTTACTTAAATGAAGACCCTTTAAGAACATCTGCAGAGTTTGAAGAATTGAAAGCAAAGAACCCTAAATCACTTACTTATGCTAATAACAGTTTAAATCTTGCGAAAACGGAGACATTCCGCTGGGCGTGGGAAAATTTCCTATCCTATCAAAAACGCTTTGGGAAGCATAATTTAGATGCAACCTTGGGGACTTCAAGAGAGAAAGTGGAAATTGGTAACATGTCTGATCTGACTGGATACGATGTGCCAAACAAATCACAATATTGGAATATTGATCTTGCTTCTTTAAATTACGATAAGACAGTCATACAGACTTCTTATACACCTACGGCATTGGTTTCATATTTTGCCCGTGCACAGTATAATTACGATTCTAAATACTATTTGACCGCAACAGTACGTCGTGATGGTTCGAGTAAATTTAAGGCTTCAGGAGAATTCTTTGATATCTTCCCATCATTTGGAGCGGGTTGGACTGTTTCCAATGAGAGCTTTATGCAAGGATCAGGTATTGATTTCTTGAAAGTCAGAGCAAATTGGGGTAAATTAGGAAATCAAAAAATTCCTTTAAACGTTTCCCAAGTTTTATCTTCTCCAGGTTCCGCTAATTACAATTACGTGTTTGGACCAGAACAAGACCTTGTACTTGGAGTAGCCTATGGCAGCCCAGCAAGAAATCTAAGATGGGAGGTAACTGAAGAAACTGGTTTAGGCCTTGATTTCACCTTATTAAGTAACCGCTTAAGTGGTAATGTGGATTATTACAATAAGACCAATACCAATGCTATTTTAGAAGTAAAACCCTTATTGAATTCACCGTTTTCTCAAAAATACTTTGATCACGGTGGAAAAATATCAAATCAAGGGGTGGAGATTGGTTTAAATTGGACTGATCAAATTAACGAAAACCTTTCGTACAGCATCGGTGGTAACTACTCATACAATAAAAATACATTGAAAGAGGTAAAACCGGCTTATGATGGTGCTATAGGAGGAAGTCTTAATAATGGACAAATCACTAAACAGTTGAAAAAAGGTCAACCACTCTACGCATGGTATATGCTGGAATCTGATGGTGTTTGGCAAACAGAAGCTGAAATTGCAGATGGTGTGGCAACAACTGGAGCGAAACCTGGTTATTTAAAATACAAAGATCAAAATGGTGATGGAGTTATTGATGATAACGACAAAGTTTTCCATGGATCATATTTACCATCGTCGACATTTGGATTAAACCTGAGTGTCAACTATAAGAAATGGGATTTCACGGCTCAGGGCTACGGAGTAGCAGGCAATAAAATTTACAACGGATTAAAAGGAACTCGGGTCAATGGTGGAGAAAATATTACCAAAGAGACTTTTGATAACCGTTGGACTGGAGCGGGAACATCCAATACACATCCTGGAGCAGCTCATGATGCCCTAGCTTCAAGTTATTATTTAGAGTCGGGAGCATATTTTAGAATCAATAACTTAACATTAGGTTATACTATTCCAAAATTATACAATTCAACATCAAAAATTAGAATGTATTTAACAGCGCAGAACCCTTTCATGTTTACAAAATATACAGGTTTCTCTCCTGAAATTACAGGAACAAATGCTGGCGCTCCCGGTGAAACTGCTGGAATTGAGCTATCTGCTTATCCAACAACACGCAATTTCATTTTCGGAGTCAATGTTTCATTCTAA